A segment of the Commensalibacter oyaizuii genome:
TAATCGTTCATAGAGAAATATTTTAGCGGTTTTTATTTTATTATTAGGAAAATACCATCATGACAGATCATTCTGTATTACAAAGTGAAATTGATCGTTTATGGGAGGATAGAGCAAATATCTCTTCCAAAACAACGGGTAAAGAACGTGAAGCTGTCGAGCAAGTATTAACATTACTTGATTCTGGGGCATTGCGGGTAGCAACACCCAGCGACACTGGTTGGACCATTCATGAATGGGTTAAAAAGGCGGTTTTACTTTCCTTTCGTCTTTACGATAATTACGGCATGAAAAGTGAGTCTGGAGTGCCTGCATATGACAAAGTACCTCTGAAATTTGCCAATTGGACAGATGCAGAATTCGCCAAGGCTGGATTTAGAGCTGTTCCGGGTTCTATTGTACGTCGCTCTGCTTTTATTGCTTCTAATGTTGTATTAATGCCTAGTTTTGTGAATGTAGGGGCATATGTTGACAGTGGAACCATGGTTGATACATGGGTAACTATTGGTAGCTGTGCGCAAATTGGTAAAAATTGCCATATCAGCGGTGGTGTTGGAATTGGTGGGGTT
Coding sequences within it:
- the dapD gene encoding 2,3,4,5-tetrahydropyridine-2,6-dicarboxylate N-succinyltransferase; protein product: MTDHSVLQSEIDRLWEDRANISSKTTGKEREAVEQVLTLLDSGALRVATPSDTGWTIHEWVKKAVLLSFRLYDNYGMKSESGVPAYDKVPLKFANWTDAEFAKAGFRAVPGSIVRRSAFIASNVVLMPSFVNVGAYVDSGTMVDTWVTIGSCAQIGKNCHISGGVGIGGVLEPLQAAPVIIEDDCFIGARCEVAEGVIVEKGSVLSMGVFLGASTKIIDRTTGEVFMGRVPAYSVVVPGTLPPKQAVSETGNPLPGLACAVIIKRVDERTRSKTSINELLRS